Proteins co-encoded in one Aspergillus fumigatus Af293 chromosome 6, whole genome shotgun sequence genomic window:
- a CDS encoding putative dipeptidase: protein MEHATLRKVADHIRHIGGLVGVEHVGLGSDFDGIPTVPRSLEDASKFRDLIAQLLRRDVSHEDAAKVAERNLLRVRKQLDEVILQVQAEGALLVEGNIGLPSTLLMTVTGSFSSVISKPAYQTMYGVTVSGYAA from the coding sequence ATGGAGCATGCTACCCTTAGAAAAGTTGCGGATCACATTAGGCACATTGGTGGTCTGGTTGGTGTTGAACATGTTGGTTTGGGTAGCGACTTTGACGGTATCCCGACTGTTCCTCGAAGTCTAGAGGATGCCTCCAAATTCCGCGACTTAATCGCACAGCTTCTACGACGGGATGTCAGTCATGAGGATGCTGCCAAGGTCGCAGAGAGGAACCTACTGCGCGTGCGGAAGCAACTCGACGAGGTCATCCTGCAGGTGcaagctgaaggagctctGCTGGTGGAAGGCAATATAGGTCTACCGTCTACCTTGCTTATGACGGTAACAggttccttctcctcggtcATTTCTAAGCCTGCGTATCAAAccatgtacggagtaacaGTATCAGGTTATGCTGCATAA
- a CDS encoding putative phenol 2-monooxygenase, whose product MPEKVDVLICGSGSAGLCAATWLARYGIRCKVLERRDGPMTMGQADGVQCRTVEIFESFGISEELLREAFHVLEVVFWADDGSGSIKRTGRTADTQPGLSHQPHVILNQARINGLLIEKMREWNNQEIDYGYTVTGVDVDSQLAADPQAYPVKVTAEKNGKTEMFEAKYALACDGAHSTVRKALGYNMIGDSTDAVWGVMDMIPRTNFPDIRKKTTIRSKAGNLLIIPREGGSLARFYIELPAGTKPKEVKLENLQQTAKSILSQYAIEFVETVWWSAYSIGQRHADFFHKDYRVFLAGDACHTHSPKAGQGMNVSLQDGYNIGWKLATVLKGLASPSLLETYVLERQKVAIDLINFDRYFSKLFSSGGQTSPAEFQEGFIKAGKYTAGMTARYDQSPITFHVNESDKLSTNVVVGMRLPSAQVVRFSDSKPMQLAQSLKSDGRWRVMVFIGDISSAETKTKLKAIGDYLCSTEGPIQTFRPKGGDIDSLIEPILVAHGNRHAVELEQIPECFYPVTGKHQIRGGSPNLKNSS is encoded by the exons ATGCCCGAAAAAGTTGATGTACTCATCTGCGGGAGCGGATCCGCAGGCCTCTGCGCAGCGACGTGGCTCGCGCGGTACGGCATCCGGTGTAAGGTGCTGGAGCGCCGCGACGGGCCCATGACGATGGGACAAGCCGATGGTGTGCAGTGCCGGACTGTTGAAATATTTGAGAGCTTTGGTATTAGCGAGGAGCTACTGCGTGAAGCGTTCCATGTGCTGGAGGTGGTGTTCTGGGCCGATGATGGATCTGGTTCGATCAAGCGTACTGGTCGGACGGCGGATACACAGCCGGGTCTGTCGCATCAGCCGCATGTTATTCTTAACCAGGCTCGGATTAATGGGCTGCTGATTGAGAAGATGCGGGAATGGAATAATCAGGAGATCGACTACGGGTACACCGTGACCGGCGTCGACGTGGACAGCCAGCTGGCGGCAGATCCGCAGGCGTATCCTGTCAAGGTAACTGCTGAGAAAAACGGGAAGACTGAGATGTTTGAAGCTAAGTATGCGCTT GCCTGCGATGGTGCTCATAGTACCGTTCGGAAAGCACTCGGCTACAACATGATTGGGGATAGCACTGATGCTGTCTGGGGTGTCATGGATATGATCCCTCGCACCAATTTCCCCGACATCCGCAAGAAAACCACTATCCGCTCAAAGGCAGGAAACCTTTTGATCATCCCTCGGGAAGGTGGTAGTCTGGCTCGCTTTTACATTGAGCTGCCTGCCGGCACGAAGCCCAAGGAAGTCAAGCTTGAGAATCTCCAACAGACAGCAAAGAGTATTCTCAGCCAGTACGCAATCGAGTTCGTCGAAACCGTCTGGTGGTCTGCGTACTCCATTGGCCAGCGGCATGCAGACTTCTTCCACAAGGATTATCGCGTCTTCCTTGCCGGTGATGCTTGTCATACGCACTCCCCCAAAGCCGGTCAGGGCATGAACGTCAGCTTGCAGGACGGGTATAACATAGGCTGGAAGTTAGCCACTGTTCTAAAGGGACTGGCATCGCCATCGCTGTTGGAGACATATGTCCTGGAGCGACAGAAGGTGGCGATTGATCTGATCAACTTCGACCGGTATTTCTCCAAGCTCTTCTCCTCGGGGGGCCAGACGTCTCCCGCTGAGTTCCAGGAGGGATTCATCAAGGCGGGCAAATATACTGCTGGAATGACGGCGCGGTATGACCAGTCACCCATTACTTTCCACGTGAACGAATCAGACAAGCTCTCGACAAACGTTGTCGTTGGTATGAGGCTGCCCAGTGCCCAAGTGGTTCGCTTCAGTGACTCGAAGCCCATGCAATTAGCCCAGTCGCTCAAATCGGACGGCCGTTGGCGAGTGATGGTATTTATTGGAGATATCAGCTCGGCCGAGACTAAGACAAAGTTGAAAGCT ATCGGTGACTATCTCTGCTCAACAGAGGGCCCTATTCAGACATTCCGCCCCAAGGGAGGTGATATTGACAGTCTTATTGAGCCCATTCTGGTGGCTCATGGCAACCGCCATGCCGTAGAATTGGAACAGATTCCTGAGTGTTTCTACCCTGTGACGGGGAAGCATCAAATCAGAGGCGGGTCTCCGAATCTCAAAAATTCTTCATGA
- a CDS encoding flavodoxin and radical SAM domain protein codes for MAEHSTAEGLLVFWHSYRLLFLVALSTVFVGLRFYRKLQSRTKTTASSSVPPSPRSQSPEKTEKGVSRESSNKATAQKAEQQPALANGSAKPTSGPKRVTGKKPSKVAGRRGQTEDAEPLAFIQPIIFYASLTGNTERYAKVLLDELRVAAQKRADLRDRERGLLPPQIYDLSYVDLDDYFTSAPKPPPTSPGTRYVYCLLIPTYNIDSILNTFLDHLNETHNDFRIDTGPLSSLAGYSVFGFGDKEGWPTEEEGFCSQAKELDKWMAKLTGRKRAYPLGLGDVKSDAETSLKEWSLGLQDILFDILENGGLGEGVPGSGDPVESDEELDDEDTDKDNTQNVMDLEDIKFGGDQNAAGSPIPVDFTTTGKSSSVQSTEKEMVPKTSPTYAALTKQGYTIVGSHSGVKICRWTKSALRGRGSCYKFSFYGIRSHLCMEATPSLSCSNKCVFCWRHGTNPVGTTWRWKVDSPELIFQGVKEGHYKKIKMMRGVPGVRAERFAEAMRIRHCALSLVGEPIFYPHINEFLDLLHGEHISSFLVCNAQHPDQLHALRRVTQLYVSIDASNRESLRKIDRPLHRDFWERFQRCLDILREKRHVQRTVFRLTLVKGFNIDDEVIGYADLVEKALPCFVEIKGVTFCGTSTTAGVGLTMQNVPFYEEVAQFVTALNAELQRRGLKYGIAAEHAHSCCVLIASERFYVNGKWHTRIDYDRFFELLEREKADGTSFTPEDYMRETEDWALWGNGGFDPNDQRVYTKGKKKHMQITAEP; via the exons ATGGCGGAGCACTCCACAGCTGAAG GCCTTTTGGTCTTCTGGCACTCTTATCGTCTACTGTTCCTGGTCGCTCTCTCAACCGTCTTCGTCGGTTTACGATTCTACCGCAAACTTCAGTCCAGAACAAAAACCACTGCCTCGTCTTCAGTTCCGCCATCACCCCGAAGCCAATCCCCCGAAAAGACAGAGAAAGGCGTCTCGCGTGAGAGCAGCAACAAAGCAACGGCACAGAAGGCTGAACAGCAACCCGCCCTGGCCAACGGTTCAGCAAAACCCACTTCAGGTCCGAAGAGAGTTACCGGTAAAAAACCATCGAAGGTTgctggacgacgaggacaaACAGAGGATGCGGAGCCCCTTGCCTTTATCCAACCCATCATCTTTTACGCTTCTTTGACTGGCAACACCGAAAGATATGCTAAAGTACTGCTGGATGAATTGCGCGTTGCGGCGCAAAAGCGGGCTGATTTGCGGGATCGCGAGCGTGGCCTTCTGCCCCCTCAGATTTACGACCTCTCCTATGTCGATCTCGACGACTACTTCACCTCTGCACCGAAGCCTCCGCCAACCTCGCCCGGTACACGTTACGTATACTGCTTATTGATCCCTACCTACAACATCGACAGTATCCTGAATACGTTCCTTGACCATCTCAACGAGACTCATAATGACTTCCGCATCGACACAGGCCCTCTGTCGAGTCTCGCCGGTTACTCTGTTTTCGGATTTGGTGATAAGGAAGGCTGGCctaccgaggaggaaggcttCTGCTCTCAAGCCAAAGAGCTGGACAAATGGATGGCCAAACTAACGGGGCGGAAACGAGCATATCCTTTGGGATTGGGTGATGTTAAAAGTGACGCTGAAACCTCCTTGAAAGAGTGGTCTCTGGGATTGCAAGACATCCTTTTTGACATCCTCGAGAATGGTGGACTGGGAGAAGGCGTACCTGGCAGTGGAGATCCCGTGGAAAGTGACGAGGAATTGGACGATGAAGACACAGACAAGGACAATACTCAAAACGTCATGGACTTAGAGGACATCAAGTTTGGAGGTGATCAGAATGCGGCCGGGTCGCCAATCCCCGTGGATTTCACAACTACAGGGAAATCTTCCTCTGTTCAATcgaccgagaaggagatggttCCAAAGACATCACCGACATACGCTGCTCTGACAAAACAAGGCTACACGATCGTTGGGTCTCATTCTGGAGTCAAAATCTGCCGCTGGACTAAATCTGCGCTGCGTGGCCGAGGTTCATGCTACAAATTCTCCTTCTACGGTATCCGATCACATCTTTGCATGGAGGCTACACCGTCGCTGTCTTGCAGTAATAAGTGTGTCTTCTGCTGGCGCCACGGTACCAACCCGGTCGGAACTACTTGGCGTTGGAAAGTGGATTCTCCCGAATTGATCTTCCAGGGAGTTAAGGAGGGCCATtacaagaagatcaagatgATGCGTGGCGTTCCTGGTGTGCGAGCCGAGAGATTCGCAGAGGCCATGCGCATCCGACACTGTGCCTTGAGTTTGGTCGGCGAACCGATCTTCTATCCTCACATCAATGAGTTCCTGGACCTGCTGCACGGCGAACACATCTCCAGCTTTCTGGTATGCAATGCTCAACATCCTGATCAGCTCCATGCTCTGCGTCGCGTTACTCAACTATACGTATCTATCGATGCAAGCAACCGTGAGAGTTTGCGGAAAATTGATCGCCCACTGCATCGGGATTTCTGGGAGCGCTTCCAACGTTGCTTAGACATTCTACGGGAGAAGCGCCATGTCCAGCGCACTGTTTTCCGTCTGACCTTGGTCAAGGGATTCAACATCGATGATGAAGTCATCGGCTACGCAGATCTTGTGGAAAAGGCACTTCCATGTTTCGTCGAAATAAAAGGTGTGACTTTCTGTGGCACAAGCACCACGGCTGGAGTTGGCTTGACCATGCAGAACGTACCTTTCTACGAAGAAGTCGCCCAGTTCGTCACTGCTCTCAACGCCGAGCTGCAGCGCCGTGGCCTGAAGTATGGCATCGCCGCGGAGCATGCGCACAGTTGCTGTGTGCTGATTGCCTCGGAACGGTTTTACGTCAATGGCAAATGGCACACTCGGATCGATTACGATCGATTCTTCGAACTTttggagagggagaaggccGATGGCACGTCTTTTACCCCCGAAGACTATATGAGGGAAACCGAGGACTGGGCTCTGTGGGGTAATGGTGGTTTCGACCCGAACGATCAGCGCGTATacaccaagggcaagaagaagcatATGCAGATCACGGCAGAGCCTTGA
- a CDS encoding NUDIX hydrolase, giving the protein MADFPGFIVAPHLAEYNIPLPEFAASKPHLTDFVVGGLVYSQSLEKDNDATASTSEKPVTRVLLLQRAATDSYPGYWEGPGGMCERTDATLLAGVAREVFEETGLHVSKFVDLIAIDEWVRILRNDLHRVAKFTFLVEVHEASKKAGVPSEDVVVGVAPERWEDGVKLEQAEHQAFQWATEEEVRESLESKGKYEILKDQGRNLLKGFQLLRRITSVEGCEDDTVKARAA; this is encoded by the coding sequence ATGGCAGATTTTCCTGGTTTCATTGTGGCTCCTCACCTCGCCGAATACAATATCCCTCTGCCCGAATTCGCCGCGTCGAAACCACATCTAACAGATTTTGTCGTCGGGGGACTGGTATATTCTCAATCCCTCGAAAAAGACAATGATGCCACCGCATCGACGAGCGAAAAGCCTGTTACGCGCGTTCTGCTCCTCCAACGCGCTGCCACTGACTCCTATCCCGGTTACTGGGAAGGACCAGGAGGGATGTGCGAGCGCACCGATGCAACACTGCTAGCCGGTGTAGCGCGCGAAGTCTTCGAGGAGACCGGGCTCCACGTTTCCAAATTTGTTGATTTGATTGCGATTGACGAATGGGTGCGGATTTTGCGGAATGATTTGCACCGTGTAGCCAAGTTCACCTTTTTGGTTGAGGTGCATGAGGCGAGTAAGAAGGCTGGTGTGCCGTCTGAGGATGTAGTGGTGGGAGTTGCGCCGGAGCGCTGGGAGGATGGGGTGAAGTTGGAGCAGGCAGAGCATCAGGCGTTTCAGTGggcgacggaggaggaggtgcgTGAGAGTCTAGAATCAAAGGGCAAGTATGAGATCCTGAAAGATCAGGGTAGGAATCTGTTGAAGGGGTTTCAATTGCTGAGGAGGATTACATCGGTTGAGGGGTGTGAGGATGATACTGTGAAGGCAAGGGCTGCCTGA